In Microbulbifer sp. GL-2, the following are encoded in one genomic region:
- a CDS encoding TonB-dependent receptor has product MGSPSRLKQHSALLSACSVATLWLASGATPSFAAEGSVSTLMEEVQVTARKRADAEILQEVPVAATAYSGDQLEALHTKDLQSLSFKMPNVQLEDVGTVKNTANFTVRGLGINSSIPSIDPTVGVFVDGMYLGVNAGVVTDLFDLEGIEVLRGPQGLLFGRNVTGGAVVIKTARPTEEFSSRVKASVTDNLDTVTAGSINGAIADSVNGRLTVYYNDDRGWFENVATGNDNAGASDSWFIRPSFSIQLNETAELLVRMEHGRMDSDGAVAQNRGYESTMVQTQDGQQPAPSATVLAALLGIDDWDNGKGSFEVAQDEEGYQKDEWSQIITEFNKDVAFGDGTITNILAWREYEARGMGDIDSLPIIGFHADSSVEQSQLSNELRYAGRFGRTALTTGVYWFSQDVTYLENRLLQLGEIDWTGGGTQDHSTYGVFAQADIDLNESWVLTLGGRYSSEEKDAKIASIPLNFCSLDGCAAYDFEDSESWNAFTPKVGLQWTVSEDTQLYTFWTKGFRSGGYNFRNAGINPSTRKPYTPQVTDQEEQSSFEIGAKVDWLDGRLRTNMAIFHNTIDDMQREENLPDAVTGVAQIIRNTADATIRGAELEAMAALTENLLFTFNVGYVDGDYDKVLGDLNGDGVVNDVDLGLEIPRLAPWTYGVGFIHDLQLGGFGSLTSRVNFNHRDAAPYTDDNRGMLSEVDMLDFSIGYTPDSGSFTVSMFGKNMLNEVTEGNNTQLPPTLGGIGASFTPLNKGRVMGVEVLYEF; this is encoded by the coding sequence ATGGGAAGTCCGTCAAGACTCAAGCAGCACTCTGCTCTGCTTTCCGCCTGTTCAGTAGCAACTCTTTGGTTAGCCAGTGGTGCAACCCCTAGTTTTGCCGCTGAGGGTTCGGTTAGTACTCTTATGGAAGAGGTGCAAGTTACCGCGCGCAAACGCGCTGATGCGGAGATATTGCAAGAGGTACCGGTAGCGGCTACGGCTTATTCAGGCGATCAACTGGAGGCCTTACACACCAAGGACCTGCAAAGTCTCTCATTCAAAATGCCCAACGTTCAGCTGGAGGATGTGGGTACCGTTAAAAATACTGCAAACTTTACCGTGCGCGGCCTCGGCATTAACAGCTCCATTCCATCTATTGACCCCACTGTTGGGGTTTTTGTCGATGGTATGTACCTAGGGGTAAACGCGGGTGTTGTTACCGACCTATTTGACCTTGAGGGCATTGAGGTCTTACGCGGCCCCCAGGGGTTACTGTTTGGTCGTAATGTTACCGGTGGTGCCGTGGTAATCAAAACCGCGCGCCCTACAGAAGAGTTTTCATCCCGGGTCAAGGCCTCAGTAACAGACAATCTGGATACCGTAACGGCGGGCTCTATCAATGGGGCTATCGCAGACTCAGTAAACGGGCGCCTAACGGTTTATTACAATGATGACCGGGGTTGGTTCGAGAATGTGGCAACTGGCAATGATAACGCCGGAGCTTCCGACAGTTGGTTTATTCGTCCAAGCTTTAGTATCCAGCTCAATGAAACAGCCGAACTGTTGGTGCGCATGGAGCATGGCCGTATGGATTCTGACGGTGCGGTAGCCCAGAATCGCGGTTATGAGTCGACCATGGTTCAGACCCAAGACGGCCAACAGCCGGCTCCAAGTGCAACAGTACTAGCTGCTCTATTAGGTATTGATGATTGGGATAATGGTAAGGGCTCGTTTGAAGTAGCACAGGATGAGGAGGGCTACCAGAAGGATGAGTGGAGCCAGATTATTACCGAGTTTAATAAGGATGTCGCCTTCGGTGATGGCACCATCACCAATATCCTGGCCTGGCGTGAGTATGAGGCTCGGGGTATGGGGGATATCGATTCCCTGCCGATTATAGGTTTTCATGCTGACTCCAGCGTGGAGCAGAGCCAGCTCAGCAATGAGTTGCGCTATGCCGGCCGTTTTGGCCGCACAGCTCTGACCACTGGAGTTTACTGGTTCAGCCAGGATGTTACCTACCTGGAAAATCGCCTTTTGCAATTGGGCGAAATAGACTGGACTGGTGGAGGCACCCAAGATCACAGTACCTACGGTGTCTTTGCCCAGGCGGATATTGACCTGAATGAATCCTGGGTGCTGACTCTAGGTGGGCGTTATTCCAGCGAAGAAAAAGATGCCAAAATTGCCTCAATCCCCCTGAATTTCTGTTCGCTGGATGGATGTGCAGCCTACGACTTTGAGGACAGCGAGAGCTGGAATGCCTTTACGCCAAAGGTTGGATTACAGTGGACTGTATCTGAAGATACCCAGCTGTACACCTTCTGGACCAAGGGCTTCCGCAGTGGTGGTTACAATTTCCGTAACGCAGGCATTAATCCAAGTACCCGTAAGCCCTATACACCACAGGTAACCGATCAGGAAGAACAAAGCAGCTTTGAAATTGGTGCCAAGGTAGATTGGTTAGATGGGCGCCTACGCACCAATATGGCGATATTCCACAACACGATTGACGATATGCAGCGGGAGGAAAATCTTCCTGATGCGGTCACTGGTGTTGCCCAGATTATCCGCAATACTGCCGATGCTACTATTCGTGGAGCTGAGTTGGAGGCAATGGCAGCTTTAACTGAGAACCTGCTGTTTACCTTTAACGTCGGCTACGTGGATGGCGACTATGACAAGGTTTTGGGTGACCTCAATGGTGATGGCGTAGTAAATGATGTAGATCTGGGCCTGGAAATTCCCCGCCTGGCTCCATGGACATATGGCGTTGGCTTTATCCATGATCTGCAACTAGGCGGCTTTGGCAGTTTGACCTCCCGCGTAAACTTTAATCATCGGGATGCGGCGCCTTATACCGATGATAATCGAGGAATGCTGTCCGAAGTCGATATGCTGGACTTCAGTATTGGCTATACGCCGGATAGTGGCAGTTTCACTGTCTCCATGTTCGGTAAGAATATGCTGAATGAGGTTACAGAGGGTAACAACACCCAACTGCCTCCAACTCTGGGAGGAATTGGTGCGAGCTTTACTCCGCTCAATAAAGGACGTGTTATGGGGGTTGAAGTTCTCTATGAGTTCTAG
- a CDS encoding transporter substrate-binding domain-containing protein, producing MERSMGSGYSAISPIRWAVIFLSVLLLAIAACSKEGKEGGLTGPGGASAAIENLTPQETTSPITPAKEQQVNYIETGDLREIKKRGTIRFVNLTGAAENMLPRGGVVSLRHFELANKLADKLRLEAKWIKAESPDDAIKMLIAGEADVIAYNLTVTEAREEEIDFSVPVRQSRQQLVTGPSGPDISDPGKLKNVELIVPQGSANMETAQQLISEYPDANLAVREFKIHGNRDGLIDMINRENNRVAILEDFSAEYLRDYRDDLRLGAYVSESQNIAWGMRKTSRRLQSTVDNFLTRNLVKAQEERITDWKGIKKSGVIRLLTYNGPTTYFLWKGLLMGFDYDLAKAFADKHRLQLQVIVVPYEESLADWLRAGRGDFAGAELNITSAVEKEGMVFTKPVVESTEQVVSGKDSPPIKQIQDLNGRKLTLRAYSSFIETAKTLQSAGIDVEVRVAPPDISQSQIFSMIAEGLVDATISHSGRAKIEASVQPNLVLGAVLGDPTPEGWLVLRKNWHLLQNLNKFLVSYRKTDKYKKQYAAYFEPNKRFMQRVSTRVIPGENLSPYDDLVKESSFKYDFDWRMIVAQMWQESNFNPKAVSPVGAQGLMQVMPATAEEMGFPPPLFEPERGIKAGVKYMDWVRDRFDPALPTVNKLWFTLASYNAGYGHLLDAQRLAKQLGLDPNIWFDNVEVAMLKLAQPQYFKRARYGYVRGSEPVQYVRNISNLYKAYVEMMSDDVSMQPSQHQIPERFCSPENTPRGMIVQVSPPPSR from the coding sequence ATGGAGCGATCTATGGGATCTGGTTACAGTGCAATCAGCCCTATCCGTTGGGCTGTAATTTTCCTATCAGTACTGTTACTGGCTATTGCAGCCTGTAGCAAAGAAGGTAAGGAAGGCGGGCTTACAGGTCCGGGCGGCGCCTCTGCGGCCATAGAAAACCTAACGCCACAAGAAACCACTTCCCCTATCACTCCGGCTAAAGAGCAACAGGTCAACTACATCGAAACCGGTGACCTGCGCGAAATTAAAAAACGCGGCACCATCCGCTTTGTTAACCTGACCGGCGCTGCAGAAAATATGCTGCCCCGCGGTGGGGTGGTAAGTCTGCGCCATTTTGAGCTGGCAAATAAACTGGCCGACAAACTGAGACTGGAGGCAAAGTGGATCAAGGCGGAAAGCCCCGATGATGCCATCAAAATGCTCATCGCCGGTGAGGCCGATGTAATTGCTTACAACCTGACTGTGACCGAGGCGCGCGAAGAGGAAATTGACTTTAGCGTACCCGTTCGCCAATCCCGCCAGCAACTGGTTACCGGACCCTCCGGTCCGGATATTAGCGATCCAGGTAAACTCAAAAACGTTGAACTGATCGTGCCTCAGGGCTCTGCCAATATGGAAACCGCACAACAGTTAATTTCGGAGTACCCAGATGCGAACCTGGCAGTGAGGGAATTTAAAATCCACGGCAACCGCGACGGGCTCATTGACATGATAAACCGGGAAAATAATCGGGTAGCAATTCTCGAGGATTTCTCCGCGGAATATCTACGCGATTACCGCGATGACTTACGCCTTGGTGCTTATGTCAGCGAATCGCAGAACATTGCCTGGGGAATGCGTAAAACCTCCAGGCGCCTGCAATCCACAGTTGACAATTTTCTAACCCGAAATTTAGTGAAGGCACAGGAGGAGCGTATTACCGATTGGAAGGGAATTAAAAAGTCCGGGGTAATCCGCCTGCTAACCTACAACGGCCCCACCACTTATTTCCTGTGGAAGGGGCTGTTAATGGGCTTTGATTACGACCTGGCCAAGGCTTTTGCAGACAAACACAGGCTCCAACTGCAAGTTATCGTGGTGCCTTATGAAGAAAGCCTGGCAGACTGGCTCAGGGCCGGTCGCGGTGACTTCGCCGGAGCGGAGCTGAATATCACATCAGCCGTGGAAAAAGAGGGGATGGTGTTTACAAAGCCTGTGGTCGAATCAACCGAGCAAGTAGTGAGCGGCAAAGACAGCCCACCCATTAAACAAATCCAGGATTTGAATGGGCGTAAATTAACCTTGCGCGCCTACTCCTCATTTATTGAAACGGCTAAAACCCTGCAGAGTGCCGGCATAGACGTAGAGGTCCGGGTAGCGCCACCGGATATTTCTCAGTCGCAGATATTCTCAATGATTGCCGAAGGTTTGGTGGATGCCACTATTTCCCACTCGGGACGGGCAAAAATTGAAGCCTCAGTGCAACCCAACCTGGTACTAGGTGCAGTGCTCGGCGACCCAACTCCAGAGGGCTGGCTGGTTCTTCGTAAGAATTGGCATTTACTGCAAAACCTTAACAAGTTTTTGGTGAGCTACCGAAAAACTGACAAGTATAAGAAACAATACGCTGCATACTTCGAACCCAATAAGCGCTTCATGCAAAGAGTTAGCACACGGGTTATTCCTGGAGAAAACCTGTCTCCTTACGATGACCTGGTCAAGGAATCCTCTTTTAAATACGATTTTGACTGGCGCATGATCGTCGCGCAGATGTGGCAGGAGAGTAACTTTAACCCTAAAGCAGTTTCCCCGGTGGGCGCCCAGGGCCTGATGCAGGTTATGCCGGCTACCGCGGAGGAAATGGGATTCCCTCCACCACTATTTGAACCTGAGCGTGGTATTAAAGCGGGCGTAAAATATATGGATTGGGTCAGAGACAGATTTGACCCGGCACTGCCCACAGTAAATAAACTCTGGTTTACCCTGGCCTCTTATAATGCCGGTTATGGACACTTACTGGATGCCCAGCGTCTCGCCAAACAATTGGGGCTGGACCCAAATATCTGGTTCGATAATGTCGAAGTAGCGATGCTTAAACTGGCTCAGCCCCAGTACTTCAAGCGGGCACGATACGGCTATGTGCGCGGCTCAGAGCCGGTGCAATATGTACGTAATATCAGCAACCTTTACAAGGCTTATGTTGAGATGATGAGCGACGATGTATCCATGCAACCATCACAACATCAAATACCCGAAAGATTTTGCTCGCCAGAAAATACACCGAGGGGAATGATAGTGCAGGTATCCCCTCCTCCATCGCGCTGA
- a CDS encoding NAD(P)H-quinone oxidoreductase, whose translation MRAIDLPEYGGPEKLQVADLPQPEPAADEVLIRVSAAGVNRPDIVQRNGHYPAPPGASPILGLEVAGEVVAVGKEVKRWALGDKVCALTNGGGYAEFVVAPEGQCLPIPGGLTEVEAAALPETFFTVWSNVFDRARLQSGEILLVHGGSSGIGTTAIQLAHHLGARVFATAGSAEKCGACEKLGAERAINYREDDFVAVVREATEDHGADVILDMVGGEYIERNIRVAAYDGRIVNIAYLQGSSVEINMLPVMLKRLTLAGSTLRARSAKVKADIASSLESKVWPLIEAGKVRPQIAAQFSLEQVADAHRLLESGKIIGKVILKI comes from the coding sequence ATGCGTGCAATTGATCTGCCGGAATATGGTGGCCCGGAAAAGTTGCAGGTGGCCGACCTGCCCCAGCCTGAACCAGCTGCGGATGAAGTGCTGATTCGAGTGTCTGCTGCCGGTGTGAACCGGCCCGATATTGTACAGCGCAATGGTCACTACCCAGCACCGCCAGGTGCCTCGCCAATCCTGGGGCTCGAAGTGGCGGGAGAGGTAGTTGCAGTTGGGAAAGAGGTAAAGCGGTGGGCGTTGGGAGATAAAGTTTGCGCCCTGACTAATGGTGGTGGTTATGCTGAATTCGTGGTGGCGCCAGAGGGGCAGTGCCTGCCTATCCCGGGCGGATTAACAGAGGTTGAGGCTGCGGCCCTGCCAGAGACCTTTTTTACTGTCTGGAGCAATGTGTTCGACCGGGCCAGGTTGCAGAGCGGAGAAATCTTACTGGTGCACGGGGGTTCTTCCGGGATTGGCACTACGGCCATTCAGCTGGCTCATCATTTGGGTGCCCGGGTTTTTGCCACTGCGGGATCGGCAGAAAAATGCGGGGCCTGTGAGAAACTGGGTGCTGAGCGGGCAATTAATTATCGTGAAGACGATTTTGTAGCGGTGGTACGCGAGGCTACCGAGGATCACGGTGCCGATGTAATCCTGGATATGGTCGGGGGAGAATACATAGAGCGTAATATTCGCGTGGCCGCTTACGATGGTCGAATCGTCAATATTGCCTACCTTCAAGGCTCCAGTGTTGAGATCAATATGCTACCGGTAATGCTCAAGCGCCTGACTCTGGCCGGCTCCACACTGAGGGCCCGTTCTGCAAAAGTGAAAGCGGATATTGCCTCTTCACTGGAATCCAAAGTCTGGCCGTTGATTGAAGCGGGAAAAGTACGTCCGCAAATTGCGGCTCAGTTCTCCCTTGAGCAGGTTGCTGACGCGCATCGTTTACTGGAGTCTGGCAAGATAATCGGTAAAGTCATTTTAAAAATTTAG
- the xseA gene encoding exodeoxyribonuclease VII large subunit, translating to MQSSSPVPNQKRSVLSVSDLNREVKHLLESNVPLLWISGEISNFTVPSSGHWYFSLKDARAQVRCAMFRGRNRSVSFQPQNGREVLIRARVSLYEGRGEFQLIVEHMEEAGFGALMRQLEQLKAKLQDEGLFDTARKRNLPYLPSNIGIITSPTGAAIRDMIHVLGRRHPAAEIGLWPVAVQGQGAAQQIASAIKKAGHSGRHDLLIVGRGGGSLEDLWPFNEEVVARALAACPIPTISAVGHETDTTVSDFVADVRAPTPSAAAEIASANAAELFKELENNSIRLYRALQHQMRHLQQQVMLRRNRLRHPREQLQNRAQQLDHLEMRLFAAGQLQIQQRRAQLTAAHRALAHCQPHRRIKEKREHLQQAAAGLQRSTELRLKHSSDKLSHLAKLLHNVSPLAVLQRGYAIAMDTEGKAIKDSSNLSTDQKVNIKLARGNFSARVENIED from the coding sequence ATGCAATCCAGCTCCCCAGTCCCGAATCAGAAACGCAGTGTTCTATCGGTAAGCGACCTGAACCGGGAGGTAAAGCACCTGCTGGAGAGCAATGTGCCCCTGTTATGGATCAGTGGGGAAATTTCAAATTTCACAGTCCCCAGTTCCGGGCACTGGTATTTCAGCCTAAAAGACGCTCGCGCCCAGGTACGTTGTGCCATGTTCCGCGGCCGCAACCGCAGTGTGAGCTTTCAGCCGCAAAATGGCCGTGAGGTGTTAATCCGTGCGCGAGTAAGCCTTTATGAGGGCCGCGGAGAATTCCAGCTGATCGTCGAACATATGGAAGAAGCCGGCTTTGGTGCCTTGATGCGGCAGCTGGAACAGCTCAAGGCAAAATTGCAGGACGAGGGGTTATTCGACACTGCACGCAAGCGCAACCTGCCATATCTGCCCTCCAATATCGGCATCATCACCTCACCAACCGGCGCCGCCATCCGCGACATGATTCATGTTCTGGGCCGTCGCCACCCGGCTGCGGAAATCGGTTTGTGGCCGGTGGCCGTGCAGGGCCAGGGAGCCGCACAGCAAATAGCCTCAGCCATTAAAAAAGCCGGTCACAGCGGCCGCCACGACTTGTTAATTGTGGGGCGAGGTGGCGGCTCATTGGAGGATCTGTGGCCATTCAACGAGGAAGTTGTAGCACGGGCACTGGCAGCCTGCCCCATCCCCACAATTTCCGCCGTGGGTCACGAAACCGACACCACAGTCTCAGACTTCGTCGCCGATGTCCGTGCGCCCACCCCTTCGGCAGCAGCGGAGATCGCCAGCGCCAATGCCGCTGAGTTATTTAAGGAGCTCGAAAACAACAGTATTCGGTTATATCGGGCGCTACAGCACCAGATGCGTCACCTGCAGCAGCAGGTCATGTTAAGGCGCAATCGCCTTCGCCATCCCCGCGAACAATTACAGAACCGCGCCCAGCAACTGGATCACCTCGAGATGCGTCTATTTGCAGCAGGGCAACTGCAAATCCAACAGCGCCGCGCTCAACTGACAGCAGCACATCGGGCATTAGCCCACTGCCAACCTCATCGGCGTATCAAAGAAAAGCGCGAGCATTTACAGCAGGCGGCGGCCGGCCTTCAGCGTTCCACAGAATTGCGTTTGAAGCACAGCAGCGACAAACTCAGCCACTTGGCAAAACTGCTCCACAATGTGAGCCCACTGGCGGTTCTACAGCGTGGCTACGCCATCGCCATGGATACTGAGGGCAAAGCCATCAAAGACAGCAGCAACCTGTCAACAGACCAAAAGGTCAATATCAAGCTGGCCCGCGGGAATTTTTCCGCAAGAGTAGAAAATATCGAGGACTAA